From Spirochaetales bacterium, a single genomic window includes:
- a CDS encoding bifunctional oligoribonuclease/PAP phosphatase NrnA yields the protein MNFKTLIECIEKNDKFIICAHESPDGDAIGSEYAFLLVLKKLGKQAYIINNDPTPFNFKFVDVTNEIGYFSGEKNLPRGLEDFTLFILDTNDTNNIGDISTYILPHVKEFFIIDHHDSDDDSQCNFVIAKNASSTAEIIYQFIKKSKIPIDLPMANALYMAIVYDTGSFIYPKTSSLTFKIAHELVKIGVNPNEIYTQVYETDSIPSIILQSKVLSSLELKINNHVAIQTMLKDTIINTGASFEESRAIINIPLKAKDVKVSMFIKQDLKGVTRCSLRSKGDIDVCKIAQHFGGGGHKNAAGFKFTRPIADIRREVLSMLTVYFKKDES from the coding sequence ATGAATTTCAAAACGTTGATCGAATGTATCGAAAAAAATGACAAGTTTATTATTTGCGCGCATGAAAGTCCTGACGGAGATGCAATCGGCAGTGAATACGCCTTTCTTCTTGTATTAAAAAAATTGGGTAAACAGGCATATATTATTAATAATGACCCTACCCCGTTCAATTTCAAATTCGTCGATGTGACAAATGAAATCGGCTACTTCAGCGGAGAAAAAAATCTTCCACGGGGTCTCGAGGATTTCACCCTTTTTATCCTCGACACAAACGACACGAACAATATCGGCGATATTTCGACATACATTCTCCCGCATGTGAAAGAGTTTTTTATCATCGACCATCATGACAGCGACGATGATAGCCAATGTAATTTTGTCATCGCAAAAAATGCCTCTTCGACGGCGGAAATCATTTATCAGTTCATCAAAAAAAGTAAAATACCGATCGACCTGCCGATGGCAAACGCACTTTACATGGCAATCGTCTATGATACGGGCTCCTTTATCTATCCGAAAACGTCATCACTCACTTTTAAAATCGCCCATGAACTCGTGAAAATCGGCGTCAATCCGAATGAAATCTATACCCAGGTCTATGAAACCGATTCAATCCCCTCGATCATTCTCCAGTCGAAGGTACTCAGTTCGCTTGAACTGAAAATAAATAACCATGTCGCCATTCAGACCATGCTCAAGGATACGATAATCAATACCGGAGCTTCCTTTGAGGAATCCCGGGCGATTATCAATATCCCCCTCAAGGCAAAGGACGTCAAGGTATCCATGTTTATCAAACAGGACCTGAAAGGGGTGACACGATGTTCACTCCGCTCAAAAGGCGATATCGACGTGTGTAAAATAGCGCAGCACTTCGGGGGCGGCGGGCACAAAAACGCGGCCGGATTCAAATTCACCCGTCCGATTGCCGATATTCGCCGGGAAGTTCTTTCCATGCTAACCGTATATTTTAAGAAAGACGAATCATGA